TCGCCGCGTCGAGCGCCGACGCCATCTTCAGCCGGTACGCCGACCTGGATTCGGGCCGCGCCTTCTACGCCGACGTCAAGAACCGTCTCGCCCGCCACGGCCGCCGCCACGACCAGCTGCTCATCCTGCCCGCGGCGACCTTCGTGCTCGGCGACACCGACGCCGAGGCCGAGAAACTCGCCAAGGAGGTACGCCGCCTCCAGGTCAGCGGGGCCACCGCCCTCAAGCACCTGGAGTTCGTCTGGAACCGGGACCTGTCCTCCTACGACCCGGACGGCCCGCTCCCCGACGTCGACCCCGATGTCAGCGACACCCATATCTCCAAGGGCCGCGCCCAAGTCCGCATGTACCGCGACCCGCTCGCCACCGCCCGCGAATGGCGGGAGCGCGCCGAGGCCAACAACTGGTCCATCCGCGACCTCGTCATCAACACCGGCAACCGCCAGAACTTCATCGGCAGCCCGCAGACGGTCGCCCGCACGATCGACGAGTACGTCCAGTCCGACGCCGCCGACGGCTTCATCCTCGTCCCCCACATCACCCCCACCGGCCTCGACCCCTTCGCCGACAAGGTCGTCCCCCTCCTCCAGGAACGGGGCGTCTTCCGCACGGAGTACGAGGGCACGACCCTCCGCGACCACCTGGGGCTGGACGCGCTCACGTAGAGGGTGGGCGCGGCGGCTCCCGGCGGGGGCGGCAACCCGCCCCCGCCCAACCTCCGAACCGGGTACCTTCTGTTCAACAGAGCTGTACAGAAGCCGACATCAGAGGGGAGCCCCGTGTCCCCCGCCGCCGCTCCCCCCGTAGGAGCCCGCATCCGGCAGGCCCGCCTGGCGCGCGGCATGAGCCTGCGCGCCCTCGCCCGGGACGTCGGCGTCTCGGCGAGCCTGGTCTCCCAGATCGAGACGGGCAAGAGCCAGCCCTCGGTCAGCACGCTGTACGCGATCACCACGGCCCTGTCGATCTCGGTCGAGTCGCTCTTCGACAGCGAGACCGACGAGCCGAAGCGTGCGCCGGTCACCCCGCCCACCACCGTCCCCCACGCCCTCGCCACCATCGCCGCCGACCACGCCCGCCGGATCGGCCCCCTGGTCGGCGCCGGGGACCGCGAACGGCTGGAGCTGGACTCCGGGGTCGTATGGGAACGCCTCGGTCATGTTCCGGGCGCGGACGTCGACTTCCTGCTCGTCACCTACCGTCCCGGCGGCTCCTCCTCCGGCTCGGGCGGCCTCATGCGGCACACCGGCACCGAGTACGGCTGCCTCACCTCGGGCGAACTCGTCCTGACCCTCGGCTTCGAGGAGTTCACCCTGCGCCCCGGCGACGCGGTCTGCTTCGAGTCGGCGACCCCGCACCGCTACCGCAACGACGGCGACGAACCGGCCGTCGGTGTCTGGTTCGTGTTCAGTACCACTTGACACCCGGCCCGCGCGGTCGTTCACTCCGCAGTGATGGGGGTGGTCGCCGTGGCGATCCGCACATTCGGACCCAACGCCGTCGACTGGGAAGAGCGCGTCGATCTGGACCGGCTCCGCAAGGAGCGTCTGGCCCGCCTGCACACCGCACTGAACGGCTCCTCCCTCGGCGCCGTCCTCACCTTCGACTTCGCCAACATCCGCTATATGTCCGCCACCCATATCGGCACCTGGGCGATGGACAAGCTGATCCGCTTCGCCCTCCTCGTCCGCGGCGGTGAACCGGTCGTCTGGGACTTCGGCTCGGCCGCCCGCCACCACCAGCTGTACAACCCGTGGCTGGACCACGGGAACGGCAAGGAGGGCGGCCCGCCGAGCGGCGCCCGCGCCGGTATCTCCACCCTCCGGGGCGCCTTCCACCCGGACGCCGGGATCGCCGCCGACGTGGCCGCGAAGATCGCCGCCGAACTGCGCGAACACGGCCTGGCGGACGCGCCGTTGGGCGTCGACATCGTCGAGATGCCGATCCTGGCCGCGCTGCGCGCCGAGGGCATCGACGTCGTCGACGGCCAGCAGGTCTTCCTCGCCGCCCGCCGCACCAAGACCCGCGACGAGATCTCCCTGCTCACCCAGGCGTGCTCGATGGTCGACGCCGCGTACGAGGAGCTGTACGGCTTCCTGCGCGCCGGCGTACGCGAGAACGAGTGCGTGGGGCTCGTCAGCAAGGTCCTCTACGACCTGGGCAGCGAGTACGTCGAGGGCGTCAACGCCATCTCGGGGGAGCGCTGTTCACCCCACCCGCACGTCTACAGCGACCGACTGATCCGCCCCGGCGACCCCGCCTTCTTCGACATCCTGCACAGCCACCTCGGCTACCGCACCTGCTACTACCGCACCTTCGCCGTCGGCAGCGCCTCGACCGCCCAGCGCGACGCCTACGTCCGCTGCCGCGAGTACATGGACGCCGCCATCGCCCTGGTCCGCCCCGGCGCGACCACCGCCGACATCGTCGAAGTCTGGCCGCGCGCCCAGGAGTTCGGGTTCCCCGACGAGACGGCCGCCTTCGCGCTGCAGTACGGCCACGGCGTCGGCCTGTCGATCTGGGAGAAGCCGATCTTCAGCCGTCTCGTCTCCCTCGACCACCCCGAAGTCCTCGAAGAGGGCATGGTGTTCGCCCTGGAGACGTACTGGCCGGCCGCCGACGGCTGGTCCGCCGCCCGCATCGAGGAGGAGATCGTCGTCACCGCCGACGGCTGCGAGGTCATCACCAAGTTCCCCGCCGAGGAACTCCTCGTGGCCGGCCGCCGCTACTGGACGGTCGACGGCCCCCTGAACACCCGCCGCGAGGCCCAGTCCCACCTCAACACCCGCCCGAACGGGGGCACATGATGGCCGACGGCCTGGACGACCTGGCGGACCCACGGGCCACGAGGGGCACCGCCGACATCGACGACACCGTGGACGCGGACGAACTCCTCGCGCTCTACGAGCAGATGGCCCTGATCCGCCGCACCGAGAAGGCCGCCCACGACCTGTTCCTCTCCGGCCTCGTCAAGGGCACCACCCATCTCGCCGCCGGACACGAGGCCGTCGCCGTCGGCGCGAGCGCCGCCCTGCGCCCCGACGACTACGTCTTCGCCACCTACCGGGGCCACCACCACGCCCTCGCCCGGGGCGCGACCCCCGAGGAGTGCCTCGCCGAACTCATGAGCAGGGCAACGGGGTTGTGCCGGGGCAAGGGCGGCTCGATGCACCTCACGAAGGCCTCGGTCGGCATGCTCGGCTCGTACGCGATCGTCGGCGCCCATCTCCCCATGGCCGTGGGCGCCGCCTGGTCCGCCCGGCTGCGCGGCTCCGGGCAGATCGCGGTGGCCTTCTTCGGCGACGGCGCCACCAACATCGGTGCCTTCCACGAGGCGCTCAACCTGGCGGCCGTGTGGAAGCTGCCGGTGCTCTTCGTCTGCGAGAACAACCTGTACATGGAGTACACGCCCATCGCCGACGTCACCGCCGTGCCCCGGCCCGCCGCCGACCGCGCGCCCGCCTACGGCATCGACGGCGAGGTCGTCGACGGCAACGACGTGGTGCTGGTGCGCGACGCGGTGGCGCGCCTCGCGGACCGGGCCCGGGCGGGAGACGGGCCCGGTCTGCTGGAGGCGCGGACCTACCGGCACTACGGGCACAGCCGCGCCGACCCGGCCACCTACCGGCCTGCCGACGAGGTCGAGCACTGGCTGAAGCACGACCCGCTCGATCTGGCGCGGGCCCGGCTCGCCGCCCTCGGCGAGTCCACCCTCGACGCCGACGCCCGCGTGGAGCGGACCGTGAGCGAGGCCGTCGACGCGGCCAAGGGCGCGCCCGGCCCCGACCCCGCCGAGGCGCTGACCGACGTATGGGCCGACGGAGGTGCCGTATGGCGGACGTGATCACCTACCGCGAGGCGGTCGCCGAGGGCCTGGCCCGGGAGATGCGCCGCGACCCGACCGTGGTGTGCCTGGGCGAGGACATCGCCGAGGCCGGGGGAGTGTTCAAGACGACCGTCGGGCTGCTGAAGGAGTTCGGGCCGGAGCGGGTGTGGGACACGCCCATCTCCGAACAGGCCATCGTGGGCGCGGCGATGGGCGCCGCGATGACCGGGATCCGCCCGGTCGCCGAGATCATGTTCTCCGACTTCCTGGCCTGTTGCTGGGACTACCTCGCCAACGAGATACCGAAAGTACGCTATATGACGGGCGGTCAGGTCACCGTCCCGCTCGTCGTCCGCACCGCCAACGGCGGCGGCCTCGGCTTCGGCGCCCAGCACTCGCAGTCCACCGAGAACTGGGCGCTCACCGTCCCCGGCCTGAAGATCGCGGCACCCTCGACCCCGGCCGACGTCATCGGCATGATGGCCGCCGCCGTCCGCAGCGACGACCCGGTGGTCTTCTTCGAGCACAAGGCCCTCCTCGCCACCAAGGGCCCGCCCCCGCCACCGGACCACGTGGTCGAGCTGGGCCGCGCCCGCATCGTCCGCGAGGGCGGCGACATCACCCTCGTCGCGCTCGCAGCCATGGTCCCCGTCGCCCTCGAAGCCGCCCGGCGGCTGGCCGAGGAGGGCGTCGAGGCCGAGGTGATCGACCTGCGCGGACTGATCCCGCTGGACACGGCCACCGTGCTCGCCTCGCTCGCCCGGACCTCGCGGCTGGTGACCGTCGAGGAGAACCCGTACCAGGGCGGCTGGGGCGCGACCCTCGTCTCCGTCGTCGCCGACGAGGGCTTCGGCCTGCTGGACGCGCCGGTCCGGCGGGTGGCGGGGGAGTGCGTACCGCTGCCGTTCGCCGACACCCTGGAGGAACGGGTCGTGCCCACCGTCGGCCGGGTCATGAGGACGGTCCG
The sequence above is drawn from the Streptomyces griseiscabiei genome and encodes:
- a CDS encoding M24 family metallopeptidase, whose amino-acid sequence is MGVVAVAIRTFGPNAVDWEERVDLDRLRKERLARLHTALNGSSLGAVLTFDFANIRYMSATHIGTWAMDKLIRFALLVRGGEPVVWDFGSAARHHQLYNPWLDHGNGKEGGPPSGARAGISTLRGAFHPDAGIAADVAAKIAAELREHGLADAPLGVDIVEMPILAALRAEGIDVVDGQQVFLAARRTKTRDEISLLTQACSMVDAAYEELYGFLRAGVRENECVGLVSKVLYDLGSEYVEGVNAISGERCSPHPHVYSDRLIRPGDPAFFDILHSHLGYRTCYYRTFAVGSASTAQRDAYVRCREYMDAAIALVRPGATTADIVEVWPRAQEFGFPDETAAFALQYGHGVGLSIWEKPIFSRLVSLDHPEVLEEGMVFALETYWPAADGWSAARIEEEIVVTADGCEVITKFPAEELLVAGRRYWTVDGPLNTRREAQSHLNTRPNGGT
- a CDS encoding helix-turn-helix domain-containing protein, with protein sequence MSPAAAPPVGARIRQARLARGMSLRALARDVGVSASLVSQIETGKSQPSVSTLYAITTALSISVESLFDSETDEPKRAPVTPPTTVPHALATIAADHARRIGPLVGAGDRERLELDSGVVWERLGHVPGADVDFLLVTYRPGGSSSGSGGLMRHTGTEYGCLTSGELVLTLGFEEFTLRPGDAVCFESATPHRYRNDGDEPAVGVWFVFSTT
- a CDS encoding thiamine pyrophosphate-dependent dehydrogenase E1 component subunit alpha, whose amino-acid sequence is MDADELLALYEQMALIRRTEKAAHDLFLSGLVKGTTHLAAGHEAVAVGASAALRPDDYVFATYRGHHHALARGATPEECLAELMSRATGLCRGKGGSMHLTKASVGMLGSYAIVGAHLPMAVGAAWSARLRGSGQIAVAFFGDGATNIGAFHEALNLAAVWKLPVLFVCENNLYMEYTPIADVTAVPRPAADRAPAYGIDGEVVDGNDVVLVRDAVARLADRARAGDGPGLLEARTYRHYGHSRADPATYRPADEVEHWLKHDPLDLARARLAALGESTLDADARVERTVSEAVDAAKGAPGPDPAEALTDVWADGGAVWRT
- a CDS encoding alpha-ketoacid dehydrogenase subunit beta; protein product: MADVITYREAVAEGLAREMRRDPTVVCLGEDIAEAGGVFKTTVGLLKEFGPERVWDTPISEQAIVGAAMGAAMTGIRPVAEIMFSDFLACCWDYLANEIPKVRYMTGGQVTVPLVVRTANGGGLGFGAQHSQSTENWALTVPGLKIAAPSTPADVIGMMAAAVRSDDPVVFFEHKALLATKGPPPPPDHVVELGRARIVREGGDITLVALAAMVPVALEAARRLAEEGVEAEVIDLRGLIPLDTATVLASLARTSRLVTVEENPYQGGWGATLVSVVADEGFGLLDAPVRRVAGECVPLPFADTLEERVVPTVGRVMRTVRDLAAY